The genome window GATTTAGGCACATTTCGAATATTTGTGACAAATTCCAAATACTCTTTTACATACATATCCATGTACAATGGATTATTTTCTTGCAAAAATCCAATCAACTTTTTCGATTCAATTGGTTGCGTCGAAACATTAAAATCATTCACAGAAATTTCACCAGAATCTGCATTAATTGCATTGGTAATACTTTTCATCAAAGTCGATTTCCCTGCTCCATTTGGTCCAAGTAAACCAACAACTTCGCCATTATTTATAGAAAACGAAACTTTGTCTAAAGCCACTTGTTCACCGTATTTTTTTACTAAATCTGTAATGATTATTCCCATTTGATGAAAAATTTTCGATAAAATTAGCAAAAAAGATTTGGATAACTGAAAAATTATTTTTTAGATTTGTAGAACAATTAGAAAAACGAAATGGCAACATTCAATTATTTTAACGCATTCTTTTTTTACTTTTTTGGGTATTATCCAGGAGAGCAGGGACTGCGTTGTCAAAATTGATTGTTAACATTCATAATAAGATAATATAAAGTCCCGCAATTTGTGGGACTTTTTTTGTGGAAAAAAATGAAAGAAAGAGTTGCAATACAAGGTTACATTGGTTCATATCATCACGAAGCTGCCAATAATTATTTAGGAAATGACATCAAAATTGTAGAATGCGACACATTCAAAACTTTAGCAAAGTCACTTGCAAAGGGAAAAGTTGACAAAGCAATCATGGCAATTGAAAACACAATTGCTGGAGCAATTTTACCAAACTATGCGTTGCTAACGAAATACAATTTGAAAGTTGTTGGAGAAATTTATTTATCAATCCAACATCAATTGATGGTCAAAAAAGGACAAATTTTAGAGGACATAAAAGAAGTTCGTTCGCATCAAATGGCCTTATTGCAATGTGATAAGTTCCTTGAAAAACATCCGGCTTGGCGAGTGGTAAATGATATAGATACAGCATTAACCGCAAAAGATATTGTTGAACAAGAGTTGAATGGCGTCGCTGCAATTGCTTCGAGAAAAGCAGCAGAAGTTTATGGATTGGACATTTTAGCGTCAAGCATTCAAACATTTCAGGATAATTTTACTCGCTTTTTTGTATTGCAACGCGAACACAATGATTACGAAGATTTCAACAAAGTTTCGATGCGATTTTCAGTTCCACATAAATCAGGCGCTTTGGTTGATGTATTGAATCAAATTGCGGAATGCAGAATTAACATGGATAAAATTCAATCTGTTCCGATTATTGAAAAACCTTGGGAATACTCTTTTCACATAGATATTACCTTCGAGCAAAAAGAACAATATTATGAATTGCTTGGGAAAATTGCACGAAAATTAACTGATTTAGAAATATTAGGCGAATATAAACCGGGAAAAAAATGATAGCAGAAGCCCAACGATTACAGAGTGTTCAGGAATACTATTTCTCTAAAAAATTACAAGAAATAGCGAACATGAAAACAGATATTCCAATTATTTCACTCGGAATTGGAAGTCCGGATTTACAACCTCATCCGGAAGTGGTAGAGGAATTAATCAAACGTTCACAAAGTGGAATAAATGGTTATCAAAGTTATCGTGGAATTCCGGAAATGCGAGAAGCAATGGCTATTTTTTACAAAAATAAATTTGGAGTAGAAGTCAATGCAGCGACAGAAGTTTTGCCGTTAATGGGTTCTAAAGAAGGAATTATGCACATCTCGATGGCTTTTTTGAATGAAGGAGATAAAGTTTTGATTCCGAATCCTGGTTACCCTACCTATACATCTGTAACAGAACTGGTTCAGGCAGAACCTTTGTTCTATGATTTAAAGGATGAAAACGATTGGCTTCCTGATTTTGAACAATTAGAAAAGCTGGCTGAACAAAAACCAAAAATAATGTGGATAAATTATCCACATATGCCAACCGGAGCAAAAGCACCGAAAGATGTTCTTAGAAAATTAGTCACATTTGCAACTCGTCATAATATTTTAATTGTAAATGATAATCCATACAGTTTCATCTTAAATGATGACCCTACAAGTATATTAGCAATTGAAGGCGCCAAAGAAGTTTGTATCGAACTGAATTCTTTGAGCAAAACATTTAATATTGCAGGTTGGCGAATAGGAATGGTAATAGGAAAAGAACAATTCATTAATTCCATTCTGAAAATAAAATCGAACATGGATTCGGGAATGAATTTTGCCATACAAAAAGCTGCTACGAAAGCACTTTTGGCAGATGATTCTTGGTACAACGAATTAACAAAAGTCTATCTTGAACGAAGAAAAATAATTTGGGAAATAGCAGATATCATAAAAGTGAACTATAATCCGAATGCAGCAGGAATGTTTATTTGGGCAAAACTTCCGGAAGGAAAAGACGATAAAGAGTTTATAGATGATATTTTATACAACAAAAAAATATTTATCACTCCCGGAAGTATATTCGGAAGCAACGGTGAAGGATTTATTCGATTCTCACTTTGCGCAGATGTTGAGAAGTTAATTGAAGTCAAAAAAAGATTAGAAGCATGAAAACAATTTCAATCATCGGATTAGGACTAATCGGAGGTTCGTTTGCTTTAGCTTTAAAAAAAGTTGGTATTGCTGAAAAAATCATCGGTGTTGATAAAAATGTTCAACATCAAATAGAAGCAATCGAATTGGGAATTGTGGATGAAGTTGCCGAATTGGATAAAGCGCTTTCTCAATCGGATTTAGTTGTACTCGCTATTCCTATTAACTCCATTCAGAACGTTTTGCCTGAGATTTTAGATCAAATTAATGATAAAACAATCGTGATGGATATGGGGTCGACAAAAGCGGGCATTTGTAAGAAAGTTTTGAATCATCCCA of Empedobacter falsenii contains these proteins:
- a CDS encoding prephenate dehydratase — protein: MKERVAIQGYIGSYHHEAANNYLGNDIKIVECDTFKTLAKSLAKGKVDKAIMAIENTIAGAILPNYALLTKYNLKVVGEIYLSIQHQLMVKKGQILEDIKEVRSHQMALLQCDKFLEKHPAWRVVNDIDTALTAKDIVEQELNGVAAIASRKAAEVYGLDILASSIQTFQDNFTRFFVLQREHNDYEDFNKVSMRFSVPHKSGALVDVLNQIAECRINMDKIQSVPIIEKPWEYSFHIDITFEQKEQYYELLGKIARKLTDLEILGEYKPGKK
- a CDS encoding pyridoxal phosphate-dependent aminotransferase, coding for MIAEAQRLQSVQEYYFSKKLQEIANMKTDIPIISLGIGSPDLQPHPEVVEELIKRSQSGINGYQSYRGIPEMREAMAIFYKNKFGVEVNAATEVLPLMGSKEGIMHISMAFLNEGDKVLIPNPGYPTYTSVTELVQAEPLFYDLKDENDWLPDFEQLEKLAEQKPKIMWINYPHMPTGAKAPKDVLRKLVTFATRHNILIVNDNPYSFILNDDPTSILAIEGAKEVCIELNSLSKTFNIAGWRIGMVIGKEQFINSILKIKSNMDSGMNFAIQKAATKALLADDSWYNELTKVYLERRKIIWEIADIIKVNYNPNAAGMFIWAKLPEGKDDKEFIDDILYNKKIFITPGSIFGSNGEGFIRFSLCADVEKLIEVKKRLEA